GGCTTTGCCGTGAATGCCCCGGTGATCGGCGAAAGCTACCGTCGTCATGCCGATACCCCGGCGCAGCAGACCGCCGCGCGCCTGGAACAGATCATCACCGGTACCGAAAATGTCGAGGATGCGGCAGAGGCGCGCAAGGCAATCGCGAAGGGCAGAACGCTGCCCTTCGGCGGGCGGCTCGATCCCTTCAAGCATATCGACGATGCGGATATGCCCACCTTCCTGCCCAAGCGCGGCACCGCGCACGGTCTGAACAAGCCGCGCGTCACCGAGCCGCCGCTCAGCCATACCGAAGCGGCCTTGACGCTCAAGGCGCGTTTGCCGGGTTGGTCCGCTGCCCATTACCAGCACATCGTCCAGCTTTACCCCGAAGGCGTACCGGCCGAGGACGTCGATCACCTGCATGCCGATCTGCTGGCCCGTTTCCACGGGGCACCCGGCGAACTCAAGTTGGTGGGAGGCAGAGCATGAACGCCTCGCACAACGCCAACGACTCCCCCATTCAGCTGAAAGCCGTGCTCGTTGCACATGGCCTGTCGCAACAGGCGTTGGCCGTCGATCTCGGCATCAGCCGCAGTGCCATCACGGCGCTGTGCAGCAAAGGCCTCTGGCCGAAAAAAAACCGTGAGGCACTTCGCGAGCGCATCACGGCTTTCCTGGTTTCCCACGGAGTCGGCGCGGCAACGCTGACCACCGTATTCAATCCGGCCGCCTCATCCACAGAAGCAACAGCCGAATTCACCCATCCCAAAGAGGACAGAGACATGCTACTACGCAAACAGCCCTTGTTTCCAGCCACCAAAAAGCACTTTCAGATTTTCGCCGATCCCTTCGGCGAACTGCAGACCAGTGAAGAGGTATTCACCAGCCCCGACGTACGCTACGTGCGAGCCGCCCTGGCGCAGACGCTGACGAGCGAACGATTCATCGCCATCGTCGGCGAGAGCGGCGCGGGCAAATCCACCCTGCGACGGGATTTCATCGATCGCATCAGCCGCGAATCGCTGCCGGTGGTCGTGATCGAACCCTATGTGCTCGGGCTGGAAGAAAACGACCAGAAAGGCAAGAGCCTCAAGTCCACGGATATCGCCGCTGCCATCATCCGCACCCTCGATCCCAAGGCAGGCATCCGCATCAGCGCCGAGGCCCGGTTCGCCCAATTGCACCGCCTGCTGCGCGACAGCCGCCGCGCGGGGATGCGCCATGTGCTGATCATCGAAGAAGCCCACGGCCTATCGATCCCCACGCTCAAGCACCTGAAACGGTTCTACGAACTGGAGGACGGATTTTCCCGCCTGCTGTCGATCGTGCTGATCGGCCAGCCGGA
The Halothiobacillus diazotrophicus DNA segment above includes these coding regions:
- a CDS encoding ExeA family protein, which translates into the protein MNASHNANDSPIQLKAVLVAHGLSQQALAVDLGISRSAITALCSKGLWPKKNREALRERITAFLVSHGVGAATLTTVFNPAASSTEATAEFTHPKEDRDMLLRKQPLFPATKKHFQIFADPFGELQTSEEVFTSPDVRYVRAALAQTLTSERFIAIVGESGAGKSTLRRDFIDRISRESLPVVVIEPYVLGLEENDQKGKSLKSTDIAAAIIRTLDPKAGIRISAEARFAQLHRLLRDSRRAGMRHVLIIEEAHGLSIPTLKHLKRFYELEDGFSRLLSIVLIGQPELAQKLAENRPDVREVVQRIETITLDPLDGHLDEYLSHRLERAGKAIDDVIDPTGIEALRSKLTVPGRTRGSTATSLLYPLAVGNQLTAAMNLAAELGAPIITADIVRSV